The sequence below is a genomic window from Nocardia fluminea.
CCGCGCGCGACGATGCGGGTCACGCCGATCGCGGCTGCCTGCACGGCGGGCGCGGTCGGCGGAAATACCCACGCCGCAGCGATTTCCAGCGCCAGCAAGCCCAGCGACGACAGGAACATGATCTTGGTGTATTCGATCTCGGTGCCGGTCTGATACACCGAATCACCGAGGATGTCGAACAATTCGGCCAGCTTGGTCACCGACTGGTCGCCGCGGGCCATCCCCTCGAAGGCCTTGAGCATGTCCTCGACACCCTCGCCCTGCGGATACGCCTTGAACGCGGCATCTTTGGCGGCATCGACGTCGTCTACCAGGCCGCGAAGACCGTCGGCGGCCGTGCGCCAGTCCTCGGCCATGGCCCACATCTCGTCTTCATTGCCCTCCGGCCACTCCATGCCGGCAAGAATCGAGAGCCAATGCAGCCCAGAGGGGAGATCGATCATGGGAGCGCTACGTCACCAACTCGAGTCCGTGAACGTCGCCATCGCCCCTCATCCCTCAATAGTGATGCCCGGACGAGCACACCACAACTCGTTCGCCTCCGCAACAACAGTGTCAGGCACCGGCGACGCCGCGGTGACGACGAAATGAACGCCAGGCGGCTGGAAACGACCCGCGCCACCCCTGCCGAGGGGGCGACTTGACGACCAGCCGGTCCGGGCGAAGGATCGGGGTCGGCGGCTCGCCGAAGTGCAGACGCGCCCGGGCACCCACGCCGACGAGCACGGGAGCCCGGCACAGACTCCATGCAATCGAGAACGGGACGCACGCAATGGAATTGAAGCCGGTGGCCATGTATCGCGAGATGTACGAGCGCGGGCACGACGAACTGCCCTCGGTATTCGACGCGCCCACCGGTACCGTCGAGAGCGACCGCGACCGGATTCTGGACTACATGCGCAAGGTCCGCGCCATCTTCGACGTCATGGGCGAATCCCCCGACCTGTTCACCAGAGACGTCGACATCGAAGGCGGCCCCTCCCTGTACTCCGACGGCGTCTGGATCTGGCGCGAGGACTCGCTGAAGTACCTCGCCGAGCAGTCCCTCGTCCTCCCCACCGAATTCCTGGAACACGTCCGCGCCCTCGACTACGTTCCCCAGAACTTCGACACCCGCGACCCCGATTTCGACGCGGCGTTCCTGTCGTACTTCTGAGAAACCGAACGAGCGGGAAGGAACGTCGCGTGTCGCTGTTCATCGACATCAATGACCCCGAACTGACCACCGTCGACGGAAGGGTCTACTACCGCGGCGAACCATTCACCGGCGAAACAGTCGAATACCTCCCCGACTTCACCGAAATCGAAAATATCTCGTATGAGAGCGGCTACCCCAAGGGGTTGTGCGGCGCCTGGTACCCGGACGGAACACGACGGCACTCAGGCTGGCTCGAACGCGGCTTCAAGGTTGATCATTGGCAATACTGGTCACCAGACGGCACGCTCGTCCAAGAAGACAACTACGACACCAGCGGCTGTCTCCAGAACCGCAAACGCTGGGACTCCGCCGGAACCCTCATCGAAGACTTCGACGCCGCGGCGCTTGCCAAACCCCTTCTCCCTGGCGCCGTCAACCACAAAGACCCCGAACTCGTCTACGACAAGAACCACGACGGTCTCAACACCTACCACGGTCGACCATTCACCGGCCAAGCCGTCGGATACGGCTACAACTACGCGGACGGGCCCATAGTAGAAATCGAATGGCACGTCGACGGCTACCGCGACGGCCCCGAATTCGCGTGGCACTGGGACGGCGCACGGGACCACGCCTGGGTCAATAGCCGGGGGAACCCCATAGGTCTCCAAATCACCTGGAACCAGGACGGCACCCCGCGACACCGCGAAATCGCCGACGACTCCGGGAAGACTTTGCTCCGACAGCGCTGGGACGACAACGGCGAGCTCACCGCCTACCCCACCGAAACCCACCCCGATCTCGCCCACGACGATCCAGCCCTCACAACCACTGAATCCGGTGTCCTCCAGCACAAAGGTCACCCCTTCACCGGACGAGTCCACACCCCCACACACATTCAGGACTACCGCGACGGCTATCCAGACGGCCTCTATACCGAATTCGCCGAGGGGAAGGTTTACCGCGAAGGTGTCAACAGCCCCACCGGCCCCATCGGATCCTGGTATCGGTACCGCCCCGACGGCCGAATCAGCGAAGAACACCACTACGACAGGCGCCATCGCCTGTTACTCCGCCGACAATGGGATGAGGATGGCGCACTCGAGGCTCCCATGACCGGCCTCGCACTCCAGGACAACAGGAAGGCAAGCGAATGACCACATGGCGAACGATGCCGTCAACCGACGCCGCCGACCTGGCCGACAGACTCGCCGCCCTCGACTGGTCATGGACCATGGACGACGCCCCCGCGATTGTCGAACAATTCGGCTGGCACACCCTCTCCAGCCGACCGCGCCGAATCATGCTCGACATCGGATTCGGCCCCGACAGCGGGACCATCCAAGCCAAGAACGGTGAGGTAACCCGCATCGAGCTACAGCTCACCGACTACGCGGAACCCAGCGAAAAGCCCGCAGTGAAAACAGCTTTCACCGACTACGCGCAGGCGATCAGCGAGCAGCTCGGTGAGCCGACCGCCCGCGTGAAGGCGCCGACCCCGCAAATTCGTTGGGCAGGCCCCGACACGACCGTCGTCCTCATTCTCTCCACCGCGTCGATCTGGCTGAACCTGGTCACCAATACCCGCCTTAGCGCCGACGACCGCAACCTCCAACTCGACAACCAGGGCCTGTTGTGACCGACTGGGAAGAATTCGCCCGTGCGCTGGCCGGCGAGCTCGCCGCCGCCCCCGACACCACAGTTCTGGTGATCGGCGAAGCGGCACCCTCCGGTTCGCGCCGCTTCGCTCAATTTCGCAAGACGAGCGAATCGGTCCTGGCCGAACTCACCGGCAACGCGTGGCTCGACCCCGCATCCCACCCCGACGACGCGGGCTGGCGAGCTATCACCCGGGCCGGCTGGCGCCCACCCGACCGAGACCACTGCGACAACTGGTGGGCCGAGTTCACCTCACCGGTCGGTATCGAGGGCTACCGGCGCCTCGCGGCGATCACCGTCACCGGCCTGCGAGACGGCTTCGCCATCGACTCCCCCCTGACGCTGGTCTACCAGGGCTGGGTAGAGCGGGCCGGAAACAGCAATCTGCATCTGCCCGGCCTCGGCATCCCGGACGCTGGTTGACCGGCTCGCGGACCCACACCGAGCTCGGCGGCCGAGTGCGGGCTAGGTCAGGCCGTCGCGGTTGCCCTTTTCCATCTTGTCGATGTAGTCGGCGCTCTCGGTCTGGCCGTCGGCGAAGTCACTCATGGACGTGGCCATGGTCTTGACGTTCTCGCTGGTGTTGGTCCACGAGGAGTCGTAGCCGTCGTCGCCGCCGGGACCGTTGTTGAAGGATTGGCCGAGTTTGTCGTTGCCCCACACGTTTCCGCGGCCGGTCAACGAACTGTTCAGCGTATTGATGATGCCGGTGAGTTGGTTGCTGACATTGCGTGACTTGCCGGCCGCGGTCCGGAAGTCGTCGGCGTCGTATTCGAATGTCATCGCGCTCATCCCTCCACAAGTGATGCCCGTCGAGCACACCACAACTCATTCGCGTGCGCAACAGCCTCGCACAATGGTGCGAACCGGGGATGACACCGCTGTGAACGACGGGTTCCCTAAGCGCTTGCCTCCCAGTGCGATTCCACGCGCGACATCATGCGCTCGATCGACGAGTCGACCTTGTCCGCGAGGTCGGCCCGCGATATCGGTGCGGCGGTGGGGTTTTCGTTGGGAAGTTCGATGACGTAGCGGCCGTCGTCCGGAAGATCACGCCATACCAGGATGTCGCGGTGCATGCCACGCGAGCCGAACATGGACTGGTTCTGCAGGATATTGATGGTGCCGGTGCGGTCGGCGGGTATCTCGAAGAATTCCGCGCTGCGGCGAGCGATGCCGGTATCGGCCTCGTCGAACACCATCGAGGCGCGTGCGGCGTAAGGATCGTGATCGGGTTGCCGGTCGGTGACCAGCGGAATCACCCCGCCCTTGCCCGGCCCGACCTTCGGCATCATGTCGAGGATCGCCTCGGTGAGACCGTGCGGGCCGCAATCGGTCAAGACGAAGCCGCCGCTGTGGGCCGGTGTGGCACCGGGCAACTGGCGGATGACGTAACCATTGGCGCCCGCCCGCGCGGCGCGTGCTTTGACCCACCGCTGCGCGTCGTCGCGTTCGCGGTCGTTCCATGCCCGCAGCCGGAGATAGACATCCGGGCGCGCCAGCACATCCAGCGCCGTCCTCAGCGCGGGGTCGATCTCGGATTGCAGACGCTGCCAGGTGTCGTACTTCTCCTGATCGAAGTCGTACATCAGCATGGTGGTGGACAGGAAGCTCAGCGGACGCGGCATGTGGCCGCCGACCAGCCGGTCCCACAGCACCTTGAACTCGACATCGGTGAATTCCCAGGTGTGGCTCATGCGTCGGCCGCCGGACGCGCGTGGGCGGCGCTCGCACCCTCGGCGACCTCGCCGTAGGTGGCCTCGGTGCCGACCACGACCGGCTCCACCGGCACCCCGGTACTGGCCGCGATCACGGGTTCGATGAGATCGCCGAGCGAGCTGAAATCAGGCATGCTCGGCAGCGACGCCCGGGGGAAGGCCGACCCCGCCGCGGAGTCGACCGCTTCCTCGACCGGCAGCCCTGCCACCGCGATCGGTTCCACGGGTTCCTCGACCGTGAGACCGAGCTGCTCGGCGATGGGTTGCAACTGGGGGTTGGCTTCGATCAGCTGCGCGAACTCGGGCGATTCCGAGATCGCGGTCGCCAGATCGGGGTACTGGCCCAGCAGCGAGGTGAGCTGGGACAGGTCGGGCACGGCACCGGACAGGTCGGTCGAGGCGATTTGCTGCAACGCCTGGGTGACGCTCGGGAGTGCTTGGGTGAGCGAGGAGAGCACCCCGGAGATGGTCGACACCAGCGAGGACATGACGTCCGAACCGGAACCACCGGTCGAGCTCCCCGTTCCCGCGATGTTGCCCGCGCCGGATCCCGCCCCGGAGCCGGAGCCGGTCCCCGAGGAACCGCCGGTCGCGCCCTGACCGGTGCCCTTCCCCTGATTGGCCAGCGCTTGCTGTGCCGCCACGAACTCGGCCGACGGCTGGCTGCTCCCCTGCTGCTGGCTGCTCGCCTGCTGGCCACCGCCCGATTGCTGACCGCCGCCCGACTGCTGGCCACCGCCGGACTGCTGGCCACCGCCCGACTGCTGGCCACCGCCGGACTGCTGACCACCGTTGTTCTGCTGCCCACCGTTGTTCTGCTGGCCGCCGGTGTCGTCTTCCTTCTTCGGCGGCGGCGGCGGTGGACCGATGGCACCCTTCGGGGCCGCGGGCAGGACCTCGGCCGGGAACATCTTCTGGGTCTGCGCGAGCCCGTCGATGTAGTGCTTGCGATAGAGCTCCTGGACCTCACCCACATCGTCACCGCAGCCCTCGTCGGGCGAGACCGGCATGCAGGAGTTGGTCGCGTAGAGCCAGTCCGCGGTGTATTGCAGGTTCGCCTGCATCATCTTGAACGACCCGGCGAGCTCGGAGACCGACTTGGAGAATCCCTGCACCGCGGTCAGGGCGCTGTCACCGCCCTGGCTCTCCCACTTGGTGGAGGTGATCGTCTGCATCGCCTGACTCAGGTCGTAGGCGGCGCCTTCGAGCTGGCT
It includes:
- a CDS encoding toxin-antitoxin system YwqK family antitoxin, with amino-acid sequence MSLFIDINDPELTTVDGRVYYRGEPFTGETVEYLPDFTEIENISYESGYPKGLCGAWYPDGTRRHSGWLERGFKVDHWQYWSPDGTLVQEDNYDTSGCLQNRKRWDSAGTLIEDFDAAALAKPLLPGAVNHKDPELVYDKNHDGLNTYHGRPFTGQAVGYGYNYADGPIVEIEWHVDGYRDGPEFAWHWDGARDHAWVNSRGNPIGLQITWNQDGTPRHREIADDSGKTLLRQRWDDNGELTAYPTETHPDLAHDDPALTTTESGVLQHKGHPFTGRVHTPTHIQDYRDGYPDGLYTEFAEGKVYREGVNSPTGPIGSWYRYRPDGRISEEHHYDRRHRLLLRRQWDEDGALEAPMTGLALQDNRKASE
- a CDS encoding DUF6301 family protein, whose product is MTTWRTMPSTDAADLADRLAALDWSWTMDDAPAIVEQFGWHTLSSRPRRIMLDIGFGPDSGTIQAKNGEVTRIELQLTDYAEPSEKPAVKTAFTDYAQAISEQLGEPTARVKAPTPQIRWAGPDTTVVLILSTASIWLNLVTNTRLSADDRNLQLDNQGLL
- a CDS encoding TY-Chap domain-containing protein, which encodes MTDWEEFARALAGELAAAPDTTVLVIGEAAPSGSRRFAQFRKTSESVLAELTGNAWLDPASHPDDAGWRAITRAGWRPPDRDHCDNWWAEFTSPVGIEGYRRLAAITVTGLRDGFAIDSPLTLVYQGWVERAGNSNLHLPGLGIPDAG
- a CDS encoding WXG100 family type VII secretion target, translated to MTFEYDADDFRTAAGKSRNVSNQLTGIINTLNSSLTGRGNVWGNDKLGQSFNNGPGGDDGYDSSWTNTSENVKTMATSMSDFADGQTESADYIDKMEKGNRDGLT
- a CDS encoding ESX secretion-associated protein EspG; this translates as MSHTWEFTDVEFKVLWDRLVGGHMPRPLSFLSTTMLMYDFDQEKYDTWQRLQSEIDPALRTALDVLARPDVYLRLRAWNDRERDDAQRWVKARAARAGANGYVIRQLPGATPAHSGGFVLTDCGPHGLTEAILDMMPKVGPGKGGVIPLVTDRQPDHDPYAARASMVFDEADTGIARRSAEFFEIPADRTGTINILQNQSMFGSRGMHRDILVWRDLPDDGRYVIELPNENPTAAPISRADLADKVDSSIERMMSRVESHWEASA